tccgtacgaaagggaccaggaccccaagaaaagctagtcaggcgcctgcagaggagaagcaaaagaggttgtctgagggcaaatgcctacgctgcggtgatcctgaccactttatacaagagtgccctacaaaacctaccaggcgccctaggcaggtggccacagttcaggaagaacaagaccaaatggatgactacagcgagagcgagtcggaaaacgaataacctctgtgcaaagtcgcgtacagaggggttatacagctagagaaatactacttgattggcaagatttcaacagctcgcgcatgaatacccccccattcttggtggaggcactagtcaaccatacctataatgctcgtacaatgatagatacaggctgcctgacctatggggtaatcagtgacaagtttgtcaagatacatcaaaATACCcaccatacctatccacccgaaacctttcaagggagtgaccgggaatatagaggagattaataagattgtacgggttcagctagacatcggggcgcatacagaaaaaggagcctacttctatgtgatacccgataacctgggctatgacttgatcttgggactcccctggctggagcaacatgatggaaggttagaggctaagaggggcaggctgtacctctgtactactggagtccgtctatggagtactacaaagaggcccttaccaaagctgaacatagcacagatatccgccgcaaccatgggaggatttatacaaaggaaaaggtgccgtggccaagatattgagatattcgcggtctcattggcagatatacagaaggcacaggccccaaagagacatattgacccccgtacaaagctaccaaggcaatactggaaatacctaaggctcttcgaacaagacaaagcagaagaactaccaccgcaccggggagatgggattgatcacaaaatcgagctcgtacaggaggagagtgggaaggatcctgaagtcccctgtCGACCCCTGAACTCTCTAGTAACGGACGCCAGTGTGCTCTAAAgggaaaacactctctgaactattacagaaaggctttatccgcgtgaccattccccagctgcagccccagtactctttgtacgaaaaccaggaggaggactgcggttctgcgtcgactaccgtgctctaaatgccattaccaagaaggaccgctatccattgcccctgatccatgagacactgaaccaaattggacaagccagatggtttactaagctggatgtgtctgctgccttccataagatccgcatagccaaaggccaggaatggatgactgccttccgtacgagatacgggctctttgaatggctagtcaccccttttgggttggctaatgcaccgagcaccttccaaaaatacatcaactggaccctccgggaatatctagatgaattctgctcagcctatatcgacgatgtgcttgtctataccaatggggacctccgccagcaccggaagcacgtacgaatggtcttgaagaaactggaagaagcaggcctatatttggatattaagaagtgcgaatttgagtgcaaggagacaaagtacttgggctttataatacaggcagggaagggaatcaaaatggacccggagaaggtgaaagcaataaaggaatgggaaacccctactactataaagggcgtccgaggattcctgggctttgccaacttctaccgaaggttcatccctaacttctcagggatcgtacgcccactgaacaacttgacaaagaaagggacacccttcttgtggactaagcgagtgccaggatagctttgatctgcttaaggaaaagtttattactggacctgtcctagcaaccttcaacccttcctaccgtacggtagtagagaccgactcctcaggttataatacaggaggagttctctctcaatataatgaaaaagggggaattgcacccatgtgcctacttctctaaaaggaattctccagctgaatgcaactatgagatctatgacaaggagctactcgcaattgtacgatgtcttgaagcctgggatgctgaactgcgctcatgtggagaattccaagttattacagaccacaaaaacctggagtacttcttctccccaaggaagctgacagaacgacacgtacgatggtccttatttctcagccggttcaacttcaagctagtatataggaaagggtcagccaatcagagagctgatgcactttcacggagagaccaagacatgcctgatgatgaagatgacagggtcaagtctcgtacgatgcaactttttacagaaaaacacttggggaagacggtagttgccaccctccgaccggctgaagagcaaccatgggagccgtacgaaaaaagtgatatgtggaaggaggcactcaaacaggatgaaagatatagtgaagcagtactgtgcctgaaagatggagcaaggagatttcctccacacctaCAATTGAAAGtcggaatctcagaatgccagctggacgcccaagaccatatcctcttccgtgggaggaggtgggtgcctgatagtgaacagctccgtacgagtataattcaggctgcacatgactctatattgacaggacatcctggccgagagcaaacatatttgctggttagccgtgaatacttctggcctaacatgtcccgggatatcagaagattcgtccggaactgtgatatatgtgggaggaccaagtcttggagagaccagagaagggggctattaaagcccctccctgtgcctgatcgtccctggcaggaggtttcaatggatttcattacAGACCTACCATAGAGAgcgaaggttgtacaaacatcagtggttatcacagaccgattaaccaaaggtgtgatactagaaggaatgtcagaaactgactctgagagtgtggcctgggcactcgtacgagtacttataagcaaacacgggatcccgaaggctatcacctcggacaggggaagccagtttacaagtgaTACATgggcccgcatatgtaccctgacagggatcaaccgccggctatctacagcctatcatcctcagactgatggatcaacagagagaatgaacagcacagtggaaacctacctccgcatgtatacctgctatgaccagaaggactggaacagggctacttccacttgcagagctggcaattaatggccgtacatcaacagcaacaggggtcagccccttctatctaagccatggctacaacctcagcccatttacccctaccgaggaggtagagcatctagctgaagaaccaaccaagagtcctatccagaaaggggaagccatcgtacggaaagttaaggaagccctagactgggctcaagcctccatggcctattcccaacagaatacagagaatcaggcttaataaacacaggagcccggccacaaactaccaagtgggagataaggtctggctaagtctgaagaacatccgtacggaccgacccagtaagaaacttgactggaagaacgccaagtatgaggttataggcctggtgggcagtcatgctgtacggctgaatacgcccccagggatccatccagtcttccatgtggacctgcttcggctggcttcatcagatccacttccttcccagaagaatgatgatagccagccccctagcatcatggtgaacggtgaggaagaatacatggtagagaaaatcctggacgaacgtcgcaggagatacgggagaggtcaccggctggaatacctagtgaaatggtcaggctatgctcagccaacctgggaagctgccacagctttggaggaagtacaagctctggatgagtggctggatcgtacgaaacaatatagacttcaggacggctcactaaacagagatgcatatataaaggctaaagcaacatgacctaccctgtgacctgtacttcctacatagagggaggggggggtactgttatgggtcctttgcctatacaaggaccttagaccttagtgactcggccaaggcctgcgctgtcctgaaggcggtgagccacctacaagacttccttgcaacaacaatccttctttctcatttcttctttagcgattccttcttgtacgtacggcacgtctagataggaagatccatctaaatacgtcccttaacaccTATCCAGTGTTTGGTATCAAAAAATGTTGATCCGGAGATAAATATATTCAGCGCAAGTGGTTCAAGAACGCCTTTGTTGTGCATAATCAGTCTAGCTATGTTCAAGCTATATCGAAGCCATCTCACATTTTAAAACAAGCCTGTTGGACATTAaatatcctcatcagctACCCCTACCCTGAGCCCTAACCCATTGATCCCTGGGAACGGCAGAATGGTACCGTTAGGGTCTAGCGGCATATTATGGCGGAATTTTTGGCTGATGTGAAAGGCTCCATTGATGATCAGGTGAAGAGTTCTATTGAAACCAGACAGCCAATCAGGCTCAAACTTTACCAGGATATTGGAACAGATTTAACTATAGGtgagcatgatctggaagcaTTCCAGGCATAAATACAGCTGTGGTGTTGAGCCAAACttggttggggttggataCAAGCCAAGCTATATTATAACTATATAATAGTAGTAGacctagacttgttaaacccaacccacgaaacccgccccaacccgccccgacccgccaagaaatgggtttggttagaccttctaattatccattgggttttggatatttttggctgccccagagcccggcggagcaacccgctgggttgccaagatatctgaataggtatattactgtatttaaattacattttcttacttagatagtttataatacagtatttaaatacagtattttattaactatgtagatcactgcttattaaagtaatgatatgcataactgggttattttgggttatttaggttgggttagaattatttgctaaacccatgggcggtttactgttcaggtaacccaccccaaaaaccgcgtgggcggatcagctaggcctgaaaacccgccccaacccgtggtttaacaagtctaacTGGAGACCTAAGGAACCTCCTGATTATGAGCTAAAACTACTATGAAATGGTAACTGCTAGCACAATTGCTCAAGCAACTTGATGCAAAATGATCCAATTGGTGGAATTCTATGGATTGTCAAGCATAAGGAAGGAATCTAGCTACAGTAAGATATTAGGGTGGTCAAAATACTTAAGATGAGTGCTAGTTCAATCAAGATGGTGGTCGTGCTTGTAAGATTATCCTCAGTGGCTCCAGATCTGGATTGCGAGTGTCTGACGACAATTGCTACTATCTGATGCTTAACACACATTTCTTTACATCTATGAGGATCTGATAAGGAGCTGCTTCAGCGTTGCAGAAGCTAGCCAGAAACAAATCTGTAATAATGATGTATAATATATTCTTTTACTACTAAGAGTGCATAGAGCAGATGTGCTCGCAGGCGGATTAAGCTGGTGTATGTACCTCCATATTCACCAGGTCTGAATTGTCTTAAAGGAGTTTTTTTCGGAGCTAAAGGCCCTTACTGAATGGCGCTGGCAAACCTATGAAGGCAACCCTCATCAGGGATTTGATTCTTTTCTTGGATAGCGTATTAACACTGTTGGTGCAAATAACAAAGAGTAGAAGGACATTTTTGGTTTGCAGGCATAACACTTAATAAATACATTACACACTAATTGGCAAGGTTGAGGAATTGCACTGAGTGACTTTATAAACATGAATCAATATAGTCAAGCTAAAGCTCGAAATCTAAATCCAGAGTACACAAATAAAGGATTTTACGATTCGGACTCCTGGGGCGACCATTGAAGGAGCACTCTAGAAGATACAGTATAGCACTCCTGTCAACGAGCTGCCTACTGGATAGGGCCAAAAGAGTCCTTCTTAGGAGGGTCTCGAGAGGTCCTAAGAATATTTTTAGATCAATTGAGCGCCACTTGGTAGTGCCCTCACCCAAGGCCTTTACTCCGACTTCTGTTGCGGAGCTCTCTGATGAAGAACTACTATGTGCAGACCAGGTTAGGGCCGGAGCATGAGAGTGCATGGTGGGCTCGACTTTCCATTATGGCGCCATCTGTTGAACCTTGAAAGATGCGTGATAAAAATATGATGATGGCAACTTTGGGGTTCGGGCATCAAGGCAGATAAGCGGCGAGATTTGGAGACAGAGGAGGATTTTACTTGTTTATGGTTGTCTACTTGATAAGTAGAGTTATGGGACAAGGAAGGGTGTGCACAGCTGTATCACTGCCTGGGTAATCAATTAGCAAATCTCGTTCTGCCACCAGTGTTCTGATTCAATGAAACATCAAATTGCATTAAATCGCCTATGGAATAATTCCAAAAATTGCGCTGAATAACATTG
This sequence is a window from Aspergillus nidulans FGSC A4 chromosome IV. Protein-coding genes within it:
- a CDS encoding uncharacterized protein (transcript_id=CADANIAT00000994), encoding MATTSAHLPLPRRSPATNYQVGDKVWLSLKNIRTDRPSKKLDWKNAKYEVIGLVGSHAVRLNTPPGIHPVFHVDLLRLASSDPLPSQKNDDSQPPSIMVNGEEEYMVEKILDERRRRYGRGHRLEYLVKWSGYAQPTWEAATALEEVQALDEWLDHLSDSAKACAVLKAVSHLQDFLATTILLSHFFFSDSFLYVRHV
- a CDS encoding reverse transcriptase/ribonuclease H family protein (transcript_id=CADANIAT00000993) — encoded protein: MGGFIQRKRCRGQDIEIFAVSLADIQKAQAPKRHIDPRTKLPRQYWKYLRLFEQDKAEELPPHRGDGIDHKIELVQEESGKDPEVPCRPLNSLVTDAKRLYPRDHSPAAAPVLFVRKPGGGLRFCVDYRALNAITKKDRYPLPLIHETLNQIGQARWFTKLDVSAAFHKIRIAKGQEWMTAFRTRYGLFEWLVTPFGLANAPSTFQKYINWTLREYLDEFCSAYIDDVLVYTNGDLRQHRKHVRMVLKKLEEAGLYLDIKKCEFECKETKYLGFIIQAGKGIKMDPEKVKAIKEWETPTTIKGVRGFLGFANFYRRFIPNFSGIQPSTLPTVRNSPAECNYEIYDKELLAIVRCLEAWDAELRSCGEFQVITDHKNLEYFFSPRKLTERHVRWSLFLSRFNFKLVYRKGSANQRADALSRRDQDMPDDEDDRVKSRTMQLFTEKHLGKTVVATLRPAEEQPWEPYEKSDMWKEALKQDERYSEAVLCLKDGARRFPPHLQLKVGISECQLDAQDHILFRGRRTSWPRANIFAG